One genomic region from Bombyx mori chromosome 6, ASM3026992v2 encodes:
- the LOC101742495 gene encoding ras GTPase-activating protein-binding protein 2 encodes MVMEASPSPQSVGREFVRQYYTLLNKAPAHLHRFYNNYSSFIHGGLDAPNRETLPVVGQKQIHNRIQQLNFRDCHAKISQVDAQATLGNGVVVQVTGELSNGGAPMRRFTQTFVLAAQSPKKYYVHNDIFRYQDIVFSDEEGEGSGRSEGEEEESAANAGAYFPPPPNAFPSAPFPQPPHAPLVSPPPPAPAPPAPQQPAHHLNGHPQQHDDVSRHLVAALQATTAPSEPEPERSATPPPAPAPLDAAPEPEPEREPTPPPQPATVPPEPKTYANLLKSGSSQAQRAMPAVVPSSAPPRAPRPAPPPGLPPAPEAARRYSDAQQLFLGNLPPGASEDELRALFAQFGPVAELRVHAKSAPPGQPRLPNYGFITYESSQAASECLSAAPLYFPPDSADAVKLNVEEKKARGREPPPRARRPPSSARAPRPAYRR; translated from the exons ATTCTACAACAATTACTCGTCGTTCATCCACGGCGGTCTCGACGCCCCCAACCGCGAGACGCTTCCCGTTGTGGGACAGAAGCAGATCCACAATCGCATCCAGCAGCTCAACTTCCGCGACTGCCATGCCAAGATCAGTCAG GTGGACGCTCAAGCGACCCTGGGCAACGGCGTCGTGGTCCAAGTGACGGGCGAGCTCTCCAACGGCGGGGCTCCGATGCGCCGCTTCACGCAGACCTTCGTACTGGCCGCGCAGTCTCCGAAGAAGTATTACGTTCACAACGACATCTTCCGTTATCAG GACATAGTGTTTTCGGACGAAGAAGGCGAAGGATCTGGTCGCTCTGAAGGCGAAGAGGAGGAGAGCGCCGCCAACGCGGGGGCCTATTTCCCTCCCCCGCCCAACGCGTTCCCGTCGGCGCCCTTCCCGCAGCCGCCGCACGCCCCCCTCGTGTCCCCCCCGCCGCCCGCGCCCGCCCCcccggcgccgcagcagcccgCGCACCACCTCAATGGACACCCTCAGCAGCACGACGACGTGTCCCGGCACCTCGTTGCCGCTCTACAAG CCACGACCGCGCCGAGCGAGCCGGAGCCCGAGCGGAGCGCCACcccgccccccgcccccgcgccgcTCGACGCCGCGCCCGAGCCGGAGCCCGAGCGCGAACCCACTCCGCCGCCACAACCAG CAACCGTCCCTCCGGAACCGAAGACCTACGCGAACCTCCTGAAGTCGGGGTCGAGTCAGGCTCAGCGCGCCATGCCGGCGGTGGTGCCGAGCAGTGCGCCGCCCCGCGCCCCCCGGCCCGCGCCGCCCCCCGGCTTGCCCCCCGCCCCGGAGGCGGCGCGGCGCTACTCGGACGCGCAGCAGCTGTTCCTGGGCAACCTGCCGCCCGGCGCCAGCGAGGACGAGCTGCGCGCGCTGTTCGCGCAGTTCGGGCCCGTCGCCGAGCTGCGCGTGCACGCCAAGAGCGCGCCGCCCGGCCAGCCGCGCCTGCCCAACTACGGCTTCATCACGTACGAGAGCTCGCAGGCCGCCAGCGAGTGCCTGAGCGCGGCGCCGCTGTACTTCCCGCCGGACAGCGCCGACGCCGTCAAGCTCAACGTGGAGGAGAAGAAGGCGCGCGGCCGCGAGCCCCCGCCCCGCGCGCGCCGCCCGCCCTCCTCggcccgcgccccccgccccgcctACCGGCGCTAG